Proteins encoded in a region of the Capricornis sumatraensis isolate serow.1 chromosome 12, serow.2, whole genome shotgun sequence genome:
- the TSC22D1 gene encoding TSC22 domain family protein 1 isoform X1: MHQPPESTAAAAAADMSARKMAHPAMFPRRGSGGGSASALGAAGTGVGSSAPSAEDFPPPSLLQPLPPAASSLSGPQPPPPQSLNLLSQAQLQAQPLAPGGTQMKKKSGFQITSVTPAQISASISSNNSIAEDTESYDDLDESHTEDLSSSEILDVSLSRATDLGEPERSSSEETLNNFQEAETPGAVSPNQPHLPQPHLPHLPQQNVVINGSAHPHPLHPHHPIHGHHLHHGHHHPSHAGVASTSIPGGPPSSPVSRKLSAAGSSDGVMPVAPTSAVSSSGSPASVMTSIRAPSTTGSLGINSVTGTNTMNNVNITAVGSFNPAVTSSMLGNANISVSSIPSAASMSVGPAVSSGVNVNILSGMGNGTIASSAAFNSAASAAVGMTVGAVSSQQQQPTVNTSRFRVVKLDSTSEPFKKGRWTCTEFYEKENAAVPATEGVVVNKVVESVRQNTTEATSERESTSGSSVSSSVSTLSHYTESVGSGEMGTLAAPPVQPQPPPTLPGVALPQMDFSSTAPQGISAVSIPQSISQSQISQVQLPSQELGYQPKPSLPPVPLQAGIQPSPVGVVGVTSALGQQPSIASLAQPKLPYSQAAPQVQAPLSGAPPQQVQYGQPAPAVATPMAPSHGTSVTPNPASEYVQPSPLLQTAVSSGQPTSAGVAVGATVIPMAQPQSIQLPVQPAAVQAQPAGAAGQPVGKAHTTVAAVPPGSQIANIGQQTSLPSALQQPSAQVTPSVIQQGAPPSSQIVPPAPAAILHQGVQPSASSLPQQLVIAPQSTLLPVPPQPQGVESVAPGVVSKQLPAVSPLPSGSSISVTNQVSSAGPSGLPSAPTNLVPSQNIAQAPATQNGNLVQSVSQPPLLASNINLPLAQQLPLSSVQFSAQSLAQAIGSQIEDARRPAEPSLVGLPQTISGDSGGVSAVSDGSSSSLAASASLFPLKVLPLTTPLVDGEDESSSGASVVAIDNKIEQAMDLVKSHLMYAVREEVEVLKEQIKELIEKNSQLEQENNLLKTLASPEQLAQFQAQLQTGSPPATTQPQGTTQPPAQPASQGSGPTA; encoded by the coding sequence ATGCACCAGCCGCCCGAGTCCACGGCAGCCGCGGCCGCTGCAGACATGAGTGCTAGGAAGATGGCGCACCCGGCAATGTTCCCTCGAAGGGGCAGCGGCGGGGGCAGCGCCTCAGCTCTCGGTGCAGCAGGTACCGGCGTCGGTAGTAGTGCCCCATCTGCCGAGGATTTTCCGCCTCCGTCGCTGCTCCAGCCGCTGCCTCCTGCAGCATCTTCTCTGTCGGGACCACAGCCTCCGCCTCCACAAAGCCTGAACCTCCTTTCGCAGGCTCAGCTGCAGGCACAGCCTCTTGCGCCAGGCGGAACgcagatgaaaaagaaaagtggctTCCAGATAACGAGCGTGACCCCGGCTCAGATCTCCGCTAGCATCAGCTCGAACAACAGCATCGCAGAGGACACGGAGAGCTACGACGACTTGGATGAGTCTCATACGGAAGATCTGTCGTCTTCCGAGATCCTTGATGTGTCGCTTTCCAGGGCTACGGACTTAGGGGAGCCTGAACGCAGCTCCTCGGAAGAGACTCTCAATAACTTCCAGGAAGCCGAGACACCTGGGGCGGTCTCTCCTAACCAGCCCCACCTTCCTCAGCCTCATTTGCCTCACCTTCCACAACAGAACGTTGTGATCAATGGGAGTGCTCATCCACACCCCCTCCATCCCCACCATCCCATTCATGGCCACCACCTGCACCACGGGCACCACCATCCATCCCATGCCGGTGTGGCCAGTACATCCATCCCTGGAGGGCCGCCCTCAAGCCCAGTGTCCAGAAAACTCTCCGCCGCGGGAAGCTCTGATGGTGTTATGCCAGTTGCACCAACTTCTGCTGTATCATCGAGTGGCTCGCCGGCATCTGTCATGACTAGTATCCGTGCTCCGAGTACTACCGGCAGCCTAGGTATAAATTCTGTTACGGGCACCAATACGATGAATAACGTTAACATCACTGCTGTGGGTAGTTTTAATCCTGCTGTGACCAGCAGCATGCTTGGTAACGCTAATATAAGTGTGAGCAGTATCCCCAGTGCTGCTAGTATGAGTGTCGGGCCTGCAGTGAGCAGCGGGGTTAATGTGAATATCTTGAGTGGCATGGGCAATGGTACGATTGCTTCCTCCGCGGCCTTTAACAGCGCTGCCAGTGCAGCAGTGGGCATGACAGTGGGGGCCGTTTCGAGTCAGCAGCAACAGCCAACCGTTAACACGTCCAGGTTCAGAGTCGTGAAGTTAGATTCTACTTCTGAGCCTTTCAAAAAAGGTCGATGGACTTGCACTGAGTTCTATGAAAAAGAAAACGCCGCCGTACCTGCCACCGAAGGGGTGGTGGTAAATAAGGTGGTGGAAAGTGTAAGACAgaacacgaccgaagcgacttccGAGAGGGAGAGCACGAGTGGGAGCTCTGTGAGCAGCAGCGTCAGCACACTGAGTCACTACACGGAGAGTGTGGGCAGCGGAGAGATGGGCACCCTGGCGGCCCCGCCGGTGCAGCCGCAGCCGCCCCCGACCCTTCCAGGGGTGGCCCTTCCGCAGATGGACTTCAGCAGCACCGCTCCACAGGGCATTTCAGCAGTTAGCATCCCTCAGAGTATTTCTCAGTCGCAGATCTCGCAGGTTCAGTTACCGTCTCAAGAACTGGGCTATCAGCCGAAGCCAAGTCTTCCACCAGTACCTCTGCAAGCCGGTATTCAGCCGTCACCTGTTGGCGTGGTGGGCGTCACTTCGGCTTTAGGTCAGCAGCCTTCCATCGCCAGCCTGGCTCAACCCAAACTGCCGTATTCCCAGGCGGCCCCCCAAGTGCAAGCTCCCCTGTCAGGGGCGCCACCCCAACAGGTACAATATGGCCAGCCGGCGCCAGCTGTGGCCACTCCGATGGCCCCAAGCCACGGTACATCAGTAACTCCGAACCCAGCCTCCGAGTATGTTCAGCCCTCACCGCTTCTCCAAACAGCGGTATCCTCTGGACAGCCCACTTCTGCAGGGGTGGCCGTGGGAGCCACGGTGATTCCTATGGCTCAGCCACAGAGCATCCAGCTCCCAGTGCAGCCCGCGGCAGTCCAGGCACAACCTGCAGGGGCAGCTGGCCAACCTGTTGGCAAGGCTCACACGACAGTAGCTGCGGTACCTCCCGGCAGTCAAATCGCAAATATTGGTCAACAGACAAGCCTACCATCGGCACTGCAGCAGCCCTCCGCCCAAGTCACACCTTCAGTTATCCAGCAAGGTGCTCCTCCGTCTTCACAGATAGTGCCACCTGCTCCAGCTGCGATCCTTCATCAGGGAGTTCAGCCCAGCGCTtcaagccttcctcagcaactGGTCATTGCACCCCAGAGTACCCTGTTACCTGTGCCTCCCCAGCCACAGGGGGTCGAGTCGGTAGCTCCAGGAGTGGTTTCGAAGCAGTTGCCTGCAGTTAGTCCTTTGCCCTCTGGTAGTAGTATTTCTGTTACAAATCAGGTTAGTTCAGCTGGTCCTTCTGGACTGCCTTCTGCCCCGACAAACTTGGTTCCGTCACAGAATATAGCACAAGCCCCTGCCACTCAGAATGGTAATTTGGTTCAAAGTGTCAGTCAGCCTCCCTTGCTAGCATCTAATATAAATTTGCCTTTGGCACAACAGCTACCACTCAGTTCTGTTCAATTCTCCGCACAATCATTAGCTCAGGCAATTGGAAGCCAAATCGAAGATGCCAGGCGCCCAGCGGAACCCTCCTTAGTTGGCTTACCTCAGACCATCAGTGGTGACAGTGGGGGAGTGTCAGCAGTTTCAGatggcagtagcagcagccttgcagcctctgcttctcttttcccGTTGAAGGTGCTACCGCTGACGACACCCCTGGTGGATGGCGAGGACGAGAG